The Streptomyces sp. M92 nucleotide sequence ACCGAGGTGATGGAGGACGCGCACAACGGCGGCGGCCTGATGTGGGACTTCGGCAAGACGCTGGTCAAGCAGGCGGTCGCCAACCGTTAGGGGGCCGCGGCGGAAGCGCCGCCCGAGGCTCTTTGCCTCACAGGCAAGAAAATTGCCTGCCGGGCAATGTTCGGGCTGAATGGGAGGCATGACCTCCCACGAGTCCGGTCCCCCGGCCGATGCGGTGTCCGTCGTGGCGCCGCAGCTGCGGGCCCTGCGGCGCCGGGCCGCCCTCACCCTGGAGGCCGCGGCCCGTGCCGCCGGGCTGTCGCCCGCGCACCTCTCCCGGCTGGAGACCGGGCAGCGCCAGCCCTCGCTGCCGATGCTCCTGTCCCTCGCCCGTGTCTACGGTACGACCGTCTCGGAGCTGCTCGGCGAGACGGCCGCGGACCGGGAGGCGGTCGTGCGGGCCGACGCCATGGAACCGACCTTCGCCGGCGGCTGGACGTACTGGCAGGCCGGTGGGGCCGGCCGCGGCATGCAGGCCCTGCGCGTGCACGTGCCGCACGGCTCCCAGGGCGACATCGTGCGGGTGCACCCGGGCGAGGAGTGGATCCACGTCCTGCGGGGCCGGCTGCGACTCCGGCTCGGGGACGCGGTGCACCGGCTCGGCCCGGGCGACAGCGCGCACTTCGACTCGCTGACCCCGCACCGCATCGCCGCCCGGGACGCCGACGGGGTCGACCTCCTCTTCGTCCACACGCTGCTCCAGAGCCCGACGGCGGCGCTGTGCCTGGGACCGGCCACCACGCCGGGCCACCCCTTCCCTGGAGAGACATCATGAACATGCAGGAAAAGTGGCCGCGCGCGGTCTGGGTGCGGCTCTTCATCTACCTCGTCGTGGGGCACGTGCTGGCGGCCTTCATCTACCTGCTCTTCGAGGTGGGTGCCAACAGCGGGTGAGTGGCCGCCTCAGTCCAGCATCCGCTCGCGCAGCCGCTCCCGGGTCTGCGGAGTGATCCGCAGGCCCTTCTCCAGGTAGGCGTCGACGCCGCCCCAGGTCTGCTCGACGGTCTCGAAGGCCGCCGCCAGGTACTCGGCGCGGGCGTCGAAGAGGGGGCTGAGCAGCTCCATGACCTCGGGGGAGTAGGCGGAGGCGGCGGTGCTGCTGCGGCGCACCTTGTAGCGGCGGTGCGTGGCGTTCGACTTCAGGTAGTCCTCGGCGACGGCGTCGCGCTCGACGCCGAGGGCGAGCAGCGTGACCGCGATCGACAGGCCCGCGCGGTCCTTGCCGGCCGCGCAGTGCATCAGGGCGGGGACGCTGTCCTCGGCGAGCGCGTGCAGCACCCGGGAGTGCTCCGCCGTGCGCTCCTTGATGATCATGCGGTACGAGTCGATCATTCGCTGGGCGCCCTTGCCGTCCGCGAGGATCTCGCGCAGCTGGTCGAGGTCGCCGTCGCGGACCATTTTCCAGAACTCGGCGCCGTCGGCCGGGTCGCTCAGCGGCAGGTTCACATTGCGCACGCCCGGAAGCTCGACGTCCGGGCCGTCGAGCTTCTGGTCGGCGGCGTTGCGGAAGTCGAAGATCGTGTGCAGACCCAGCGAGGACAGGAACGCGGCGTCCTCCCCGGTGGCGTGCGCGAGGTGGCCGCTGCGGAACAGCACCCCCTGCCGCACCCTCCGTCCGTCCACGGTCGGCAGCCCGCCCACGTCGCGGAAGTTGCGCACCCCGGCCAGCTCGGGTTCGGTCGACGGCACCTGCTGCGTCACGGGGGCTCCTCCCACTCCGCCCCGCCTGCGCCACTCGCCGACGGGTGCCACTCGACGATACGGCACGGTGCGGAGACGCAGGGGCGAAGTGAACCGACTGGGCCACGTCTGGGCCTTCTGCCCGAAATAGAGCCTTAATCCCAACTCGGTCCGGAATAAAAGGGGCTGAGGGAGACACGCGTGAGCAGCGTCATATCCGTGACGGTGCGTTGCCCGTCATGTTCACGTAATCCAGCTGGTTTCCAGGGCCGTTCACGGGAAACGGCTCCTCGGGAATCGACGGAGTGTGACGGCCGCTCCCGGTAATGGATCAACCGGAACACCCGTCGACGGAACCCCTCGCTTGTCCCTGTGCGTCTTGGTCCCTTACGTTCACCACCGATCCGGACGGACGCCTAATCCTGCCGCCGACCGGAGCCCGCATTCATCCACCACCCGTACACGGCAGGAGCGGGGGACCCACAGGTAACACCGCCTGTTCCGGTTCCCGGAACGGCTTGGGGTAAAGCCGCGTCTCGGCGCGGCCGGGCATCTCCAGCCCGAACCCGACAGCTCACCTCGCAGGCGCCGGAGAGGAATTCGCCATGCCCGCGAAGGGTAAGCACCGCCGTACCAAGGCCATGCGCCTGACCCGTGCCATCGCCGTCGCCGGAACCGGCGGCGCCGCGCTGGCGCTCCCGCTGATGGGTGCCGCCGGCGCCCAGGCCGCCCCCGCTCAGTCCGTCTCCGAGCAGGCCGTGCAGTCCGTTCCGACGTCGGCGAAGAAGGCCGCCGCCGAGAAGAACTCCGACTCGCGCACGTACACCGTGAAGAGCGGTGACTACCTCTCGAAGATCGCCGACGAGCAGGACGTCGACGGCGGCTGGAAGAAGCTCTACGCGGACAACCGCGAGGCCGTCGGGTCCGACCCGTCGCTGATCCACCCGGGCCTGGAGCTCACGCTCGGCGGACAGGCCGCCAAGGCCGAGCGGCCCGCTGCCGAGAAGCCCGCCCAGACCGAGCAGAAGCCGTCCGCCGAGAAGACCGAGTCGGCCGAGGCCGAGAAGTCCTCGGACGCCGGGAAGGCCTCCTCGGACTCCGGCTCCTCCGGCACGAGCACCCAGTCCGCCGGCACCACCAGCGGCTTCACCTCGCCGGTCCCGAGCGGCACCATCGGCACCCCGTACCACCAGTCGGGCAGCATGTGGTCCAGCGGCTACCACACCGGCACCGACTTCGTCGTGCCGACCGGCACCTCCCTCAAGGCCGTCGGCGCGGGCACCGTCGTCTCCGCCGGCTGGGGCGGCGCCTACGGCAACCAGGTCGTCATCCAGCTCGCCGACGGCCACTACGCCCAGTACGCCCACCTGTCCTCCCTCTCCGTCTCGGCCGGTCAGTCCGTGACGGCGGGTCAGCAGATCGGCCTGTCGGGCGCCACCGGCAACGTGACCGGCCCGCACCTGCACTTCGAGATCCGCACCACCCCGGACTACGGCTCGGACGTGGACCCGATCGCGTACCTGCGCTCGCACGGCGTCTCTCTCTGACAGCCGTTCCGGCGCGGCCCCGCGCCACCGAAGGCCGGACCCGGATCCCCGGGTCCGGCCTTCGGCCTGTCCGCACTCCGGCCCGTCCGTCCGCCGACGTATTCCTGAATTGGTGAACACTTTAGGCGTGGTGTTTCTCACCGGCCGTCAACCCTTTCCTACGGTCGCGTAGGTCACATTCCGAGGTGAATGATGGGCCGATGTGGCAGACGATTCGAAGAGTGACAGCAGAACAGTGATCGGGTCGTACGTGGCGGTGGGGGACAGCTTCACCGAGGGCGTCGGCGACCCCGGCCCCGACGGGGCGTTCGTCGGCTGGGCCGACCGGTTCGCCGTACTGCTCGCGGACCGGCGCCCCGAGGGCGACTTCACGTACACGAACCTCGCCGTACGCGGCAGGCTGCTCGACCAGATCGTGGCCGAGCAGGTGCCGCGGGCCGTCGAACTCGCGCCGGACCTGGTCTCGTTCTGCGCCGGCGGCAACGACATCATCCGGCCCGGCACCGACCCCGACGAGGTGGCCGAGCGGTTCGAGCGGGCGGTGGCCGCGCTGACCGCCGTCGCGGGCACCGTCCTGGTGACGACCGGATTCGACACCCGCGGGGTGCCCGTCCTCAAGCACCTGCGCGGCAAGATCGCCACGTACAACGGACACGTCCGTGCCGTCGCCGACCGCTACGGCTGCCCCGTGCTCGACCTGTGGTCGCTGCGCACGGTCCAGGACCGCAGGGCGTGGGACGCCGACCGGCTGCACCTGTCGCCGGAGGGCCACACGCGGGTGGCGCTGCGCGCCGGCCAGGTCCTCGGCCTGCCCGTCCCCGCCGACCCGGACCAGCCCTGGCCGCCGCTGCCGCCCCGCGGCACCCTGGACGTCCGGAGGGACGACGTGCACTGGGCCCGCGAGTACCTGGTGCCGTGGATCGGACGCCGGCTGCGCGGCGAGTCCTCGGGCGACCACGTGAGCGCCAAGGGGACGCTGTCGGCGGACGACATCAAGATGCGGATCGCGTCGGTGGCCTGACGCACCCGCCGGAAAACGGCGAGACTTCACGGGCGGGGCCGGAACCCGGGGTCTGTGCGGCGGCCGTACCGAGGACGTGGGGCCCGGCAGACGCCACTCCCGGCCATGCGGCACGGACGCTCCGGCTCCGCCTCACCGGCGCTGACGGGGAGCCGCCGCGTCCCCGCGGCCCGATCCGCCGGAACGGCCTCGGCCTCCCGACGCCGTCACCGTCTCCCGGGCCAGGCCCAGCTCCCGCGCGAGCGCCTCGTCCGTCCACTCGCGGGCCCGGGCCCGGGGCACCGCTCCCGCGTACGACGTCAGCTGCACGGCCAGTCCGTCGAGGAAGGCGGTCAGGCGCAGGGCGGCGCCGTCGGGATCCGCGCACCGGAACTCCCCGGCGGCCACGCCCTCGGCGATGACCCCCGAGAGCGCCGCCTTCCACTGCCGGTCCAGGTCCCGGGTGACCTCCCGCAACGCGGGTTCGCGCAGCGCCGCCGCCCAGCCCTCGATCCACAGCCGCCAGCCCTTGGCCTGCCCGGTCGGGGCGTACCACCGCACGGCCGCCCGCAGCCGGCGCAGCGCCGACGTGCGCCGTCCGAGCAGCTTGTGCAGGCGCGCGAGATCGTCCTGGGCGGCGTGCGTGAACGCGGCGGCGACGAGCTTCTCCTTCGTGGAGAAGTGGTAGAGCACCAGCGCGTTGCTGACCCCGAGCGCGGCGGCCACGTCGGCGATCCGCAACGCCGCCACGCCCCGCGCCGATATCTGCTCCACGGCCGCACACAGCAGCTCCTCGCGCCGCTGCGCCACACTCAACCGGACTCTCCCCACGCCCGTCACCCTATACAGGTGCCCGGACCTGCGGCGAAAGCCGCCGGGAGGCTCAGTCCGCCGTCGCCGGGGCGGCCGCGTCCGTGGGCCTCGCGCCGGGCACCTCGCACGAGTCCCTGAATCCCTGGCTGGTCAGATCGAGCGCCGCGTTGATACGGGAGCGCAGGTTCTCGACGGCGACCATGGCGGTCAGCTCCACGAACGCCGGCTCGCCCAGCGCCGTGCGCAGCCGGGCGGCGAGTTCGTCGCCGACCGTCGGCGGCGTCGCCGTCATCGCCTCGGCGTACTCCATGACGTCCCGCTCCAGCGGCGTGTAGACGTCACTGTCCCGCCACACCGGCACGTCGTGGAGCTTGCGCCGGTCCATGCCGCGCTCGGCGTTCTCCCAGTATCCGAAGTCCATGCACCACGAGCAGCCGATCGAGGCGGCCGAGGCCATCACGGCGAGCGCCTTCAGGTCGGAGTCCAGCCTCTTCCACTTGGCGACGGACTGCTCGAAGCGCAGGTCGCCCCAGAGCACCCGCGGATTGTGGGCGAGCGCCTTGCCGGGGTCCAGGACCTTGCCGTACGTCCGCCGGGAGTACCACTCCATCACGCGGAAGAAGATCGTGCGGGGCGGGGTGAGCGATACGCGGGCCATGGGGGCCACCTTCCTGTCCGTCGGTCGTGCCGTGCGCTTCCGGGCGCTCCTGCGGGGCGCCCACACCGGTACGACGGACGCAGGGAACACGGATGTGACATCGGTCGTTCGAGTGACGTCGGGCGAGAGTCGCACGAGACGACAATGGAGAGCCCGATCCACTTCACCTGGAGGTACCGTGGCCGGTTTCCGCTCCCCGAACCAGGGGCTCCGCCTGCCGCTGCCCGCGGCCTTCGGCGCGGAGCCCACCGGCGCGCGCATGGCGCGCATCCGCCGCTCGCCGAACTTCCGCGACGGCGTCTTCCAGAACCCCGGGGGCACCGCCCGGACCCGGCCCTCCGGGTCGGCCCGTGAGTTCGCCAAGATCTACTTCGACAAGGAGTCACGGCTCGGCCGCGCGCCGCGCGGCACCGTCCCCGTGCACGCCACCACACTCGCCGACCTCGCCCGGCCGCCCGCCACCGGACTGCGCCTGACCTGGATGGGCCACTCCAGCGTGCTCGCCGAGATCGACGGCCAGCGGGTCCTCTTCGACCCCGTCTGGGGCGAGCGCTGCTCCCCGGTCCCGTTCGCCGGGCCGAAACGGCTGCACCCGGTCCCGGTGCCCCTCACCGCCCTCGGCCCGGTCGACGTCGTCGTCATCTCCCACGACCACTACGACCACCTGGACCTGCCCACGATCAAGGCGCTGGCCGGCACCGACACCCTCTTCGCGGTGCCGCTCGGCGTCGGTGCCCACCTCGAACACTGGGGCGTCCCCGTCGGCCGGCTGCGCGAACTGGACTGGCACGAGTCGACCCGCGTCGGCGGCCTCACGCTCACCGCCACCCCGGCCCGCCACTTCTGCGGACGCGGCCTGCGCAACACCCAGCACACCCTCTGGGCGTCCTGGGTCGTGGCCGGTGCGGAGCACCGCGTCTTCCACAGCGGGGACACCGGCTACTTCGACGGCTTCAAGGACATCGGCGCCGCCCACGGACCCTTCGACGCCACGATGATCCAGCTGGGGGCGTACGCCGAGTTCTGGCCGGACATCCACATGACCCCCGAGGAGGGCGTCCGCGCCCACCTGGACCTGCAGCAGGGACGGCCGGGCGGCGCCCTGCTGCCCATCCACTGGGGGACCTTCAACCTCGCGCCGCACGCGTGGGCGGAGCCGGCGGAGTGGACGGGGGACGCTGCCGAGGAGGTCGGGCAGACGGTGGCCCTTCCGCGGCCGGGCGAGCCGTTCGAGCCGGCGGGGGAGCTGCCGGTGGAGCCGTGGTGGCGGGCGGTGTCCCAGCCGATCGCGCGCCCGTGGCACCGCGCCCGAGGTGCCGAGAAGGCGGCCGAGACGCGCAGCGGCGATCTCGACCTCGCGGGCGAGCGGTGAGGCCGGTCGTGGACCGGCGGCAGCGGGCGGTTCGGATGCCGCGGCGTCCTCCGCGCGCCCAGGAGGCGGCGGACGGGCTCGTGGGTGCTGGTGGTGGCCCGCTCGGCAGTTCAGACCTTCACCGGCCCGTCGTACGGTGCGACGGGCCGGTGGCGTTGAGGGGCGGGTCGCTCAGTTGTCGACGGGGGTGAACGAGTAGCCGAAGGTGTCCATGACCACCGAGAAGTTCGTGGTGCGGTTGCCGGCCTCGTGCCACACCTGGCACTTGTAACCGGTGTCGGCGCCCTTCTCGACGGCCTTGACGGCCGGTATCTCGTCGCACGTCAGCTTCTGCTCGTAGCCGCCGCTGTCCTCGTGACGTTCCCAGAACTCCTGGTAGACGCGCTTGGCGACGAGGAGGTCCTTCTCCTGCTGCGCGTCGTACCGGATGAGGAAGTCGCCGGCTCCGTAGTCGTCGGCGATCTTCACCGTGAAGGGGATCTCGACGCCCTCGTAGGAGGCCGTGCACGTGCTGGCCGCGGAAGCCTCGAGGGTGACGCCCGCCGGACAGTCGGCGGTGGTCTTCCCGTTCACCTTCGCGGCCCGCAGCAGGTCCTTGCGCAGCCTGTGCTCCACCTTCTCCGTGAACTCCGAGCCGCTGTCGGGCTCGGGCTGCGGCGTCTTGAGGTCGTCGTTGTCCTGGACGACTTCGGCCTGGGCCTGCGTGAGTTCGACGGCGAGCGGCTTGCTCTCCGGCTTCTGCTCCTGCTGCTGCGAGCCGCTCCCGGCCGAGTTCTGGCTGTTGTTGTCCCCGTTGTCGCCGTCTCCGTCGGACCCGCATCCCGCGGTGAGCAGAACCGCGGCCACGACGACTGGGGCGATCTTGCGTATGCGCATGCCTCTTACTGTAAAGCCGGGGTAAAGCCGGGCCGGGACAGGGGGGTTCACCCCCTGGGGCCGGCGCAGGCGCGAAGGTGGCGTGGCGGCGTGGCTCTTCGGCTGTTGTGCTCCGCGCGATGTCTGCCCTGGAGCGTGTGAGCCGGCGGTTGCACGCGGCCAGGACTCAAGCGACCGCTACCGACAGTGACCATTTCTGATCTCTTCTGGGTGGCTCCCGATCGTTCTCCGGCCTCTTTGGAACAGAACCTTCACCGGCTTATCGGTCTGTCGTACGAGGCCTCATACCAGAGCGGGACGTTGTCCGAGGGACTTTGGCAACTGCCCATCGCGCATGCCGTTCGGGCGACTACTGTCAGTGTCCGTCGGGCGGCGTAGGTCGCCTGTCCGCGTGGCGTCCGTCCGACGCGCGCATCCCAGGCCCGACGGACCAACGGACCAGTACGAGGACCCCGATGTCTCACCTCCGCGCCCCGGCCGCGCGAGCAGACCGCCGCGAGGGCGGGCGGCACGGCCGGCCGGCCTCCCGTACCGCCCCCGCACTGACCGAGACCCACATACGGCCCCAGCTCCTGCGCCTCGCCGTACTGCCGCCCGTCGCGGTCGCCCTCAGCGCCTGCGCGGTCGTCCTGTTCACCATCCGGTCCACCGGCGTCCGGCCCGGCCTGGTCCTGTGGGGCGTGCTCGCCGGGGCGGTCTCGGTCACCGTCGTGGCCGTCGCCATCGCCGCCGTGGCCGCCGGCCGCGCCGCCCGCTCCGTGCACGACCGCGTCGGCGCCCTGCGGCGCAGCACCGCGCGCGGCGAGGGCGATCTGCGTGCCGTGGTCGAGGCGTTGCGCCGTGGCGAGACCCCGCCCCAGCGCAAGCCGCGCGGTGGACCGCCGGACGACGCCGACGACTTCGAGCTGCTCGCCGCCGACCTCTCCCGCGCCCACGACGGTGCCGTCACCGCCGTCGTCCGCGCCGCCCAGCTCTCCAGCCAGGCGGGCAGCGAACAGAAGCTCGAGGTCTTCGTCAACCTGGCCCGGCGCCTGCAGTCCCTGGTGCACCGGGAGATCTCCATCCTGGACGAGCTGGAGAACGAGATCGAGGATCCGGACCTCCTCAAGGGCCTCTTCCACGTCGACCACCTCGCCACCCGCATCCGCCGCCACGCCGAGAACCTCGCCGTGCTCGGCGGTGCCGTCTCCCGCCGGCAGTGGAGCAACCCCGTCGACATGACCGAGGTGCTGCGCTCGGCCATCGCCGAGGTCGAGCAGTACTCACGGGTCCGGCTGGTCCCCCCGATCGACGGCACCCTGCGCGGCCACGCCGTCGCCGACGTCATCCACCTGCTGGCCGAACTCGTCGAGAACGCCACGCTGTTCTCCGCCCCGCAGACCCAGGTGCTGATGCGGGCCAACCTCGTCACCTCCGGGCTCGCCGTGGAGGTCGAGGACCGCGGGCTCGGCATGCCCGTCGCGGAGCAGAGCCGGATGAACGCCCTGCTCGCCGACCCCGACCAGGTCAACGTCGCCCGCCTCCTCGCGGACGGCCGCATCGGGCTGTTCGTCGTCTCCCAGCTCGCCAAGCGGCACGGCATCACCGTCCGCCTGCAGACCAACATCTACGGTGGTGTCCAGGCCGTACTGGTCGTGCCGCAGGCCCTCTTGGGAGCGGAGCCGGGCATGCTGTCCGGCGGGACGGCCCGGTCGGAGCAGGACGCCGGGACGCAGGCGGTGCCGCCGCCCCCGCGGCAGCCGCGGTCGGCGACCCCCGCGGTGCCACCGGCTCCGGCCGACGGCCCCGGTTCCGTCGTTCCCTGGCCCGTCGTGCCCGCCGCCACGGGACCGGCTCCCACCGCGCCCGGTCTCTCCGCGCCCGGTTCGGCCGTATCAGTTCCCGGTCCCGGTCCTGGTCAAGTTCCCGGTCCCGCGTCCGCCTCCGTCGCACCGCCCGCTGCTCCTCGGGCGGGCAGGGGCGAGCCGGCGCCGCTGCCCGTGCGCGGCGCCCGCGAGGACCGGCCCACGCCGGCCGCCGCCGTGCCCGGAGTCCGGCCGGCCGACCGGGGCGTGATCGCCGAGCACGCGGCCACCCCGCCCGTCCCGCGCCACAGCGCGGTGCGCGGCACCATGGGCAAGCCCCAACTGCCCCGGCGCCGCGCCCAGGAGCACATCGCCCCGCAGCTGCGCGGCGGCCCCGCACCGCGCCAGGAACCCGAGCAGCACGCCGGTCACGACCCCGGCCTGATGGCGGCCTTCCAACGAGGCATCGGCCTCGCGGAGGCCCAGCAGCGCAGGGAGCCGGTCCCCGCCGAGCCGACCCCTCTCAGTCCGGTCTCCGCCGAACCACCCCGCACGGAGCCGGGCCCCACGGACCCGGCACCGACGGACTCGGCGCCGATGGCCCCGGCACCGATGGAACCCACCCGCAGGGACCCCGCCGGATGACGGCGACCTCCCCCACGACCACGACCACGATCACCCCCACCCCCACTCCCACGACCAGCGCTCCCGCAGACCTTCGTACCCCAAGGAGTCGATCCACCATGGCGAGCGATGCGCCGACCGGCCAAGTGTCCGACCTCGACTGGCTGATGAGCGGCCTCGTCCAGCGCGTACCGCACACGACCAGCGCGGTGCTCCTGTCCGCCGACGGACTGGTCAAGTCCGTCCACGGCCTCGACGCGGACAGCGCCGACCACATGGCCGCCCTGGCCTCCGGCCTGTACTCCCTCGGCCGCAGCGCCGGCGTCCGCTTCGGCGACGGCGGCGACGTACGGCAGGTCGTCGTCGAACTCGACTCGACCCTGCTGTTCGTCACCACCGCCGGTTCCGGCACCTGCCTCGCCGTACTCGCCGACCGCGAGGCCGACGCGGCCGTCCTCGGCTACGAGATGGCGATGCTGGTCAAGAGCGTCCGCCCCTACCTCGTCACCGCTCCCCGGCAGTACGCCGTCGAACCACCGGCGATGAGGCCTTGAGGGTGGCCGCGGCCGGCGACGGGCCCTGGCTCGACGACGCGGCCGGACGGCTGGTGCGCCCCTTCACCGTGAGCAACGGCCGTACCCGGCCGACCGTCGCGCTCGACCTGATGTCCCAGGTGATGGCCACGGGGGCGACCCCCCTCGGCTACCTCGGTCCGGAGCACGCGCAGGCACTCGACCTGTGCCGGGCGCCCCTCCCGGTCGCCGAGCTCGCCGCTCACCTGCGGCTTCCGGTGGCAGTCACCAAGGTGCTGCTGTCGGACCTCGTGGACTGCGGCGCGCTGACCACCAAACCCCCCGCCGCGTTCCACCACGACCCAACGGACCGGGCCCTTCTGGAGGCAGTGCTCGATGGACTACGACGACAGCTCTGACTACGGCCGCGGATCCGGACCGGGATCCGGCCACGACACCACCGATCCCTT carries:
- a CDS encoding M23 family metallopeptidase, whose product is MPAKGKHRRTKAMRLTRAIAVAGTGGAALALPLMGAAGAQAAPAQSVSEQAVQSVPTSAKKAAAEKNSDSRTYTVKSGDYLSKIADEQDVDGGWKKLYADNREAVGSDPSLIHPGLELTLGGQAAKAERPAAEKPAQTEQKPSAEKTESAEAEKSSDAGKASSDSGSSGTSTQSAGTTSGFTSPVPSGTIGTPYHQSGSMWSSGYHTGTDFVVPTGTSLKAVGAGTVVSAGWGGAYGNQVVIQLADGHYAQYAHLSSLSVSAGQSVTAGQQIGLSGATGNVTGPHLHFEIRTTPDYGSDVDPIAYLRSHGVSL
- a CDS encoding DUF742 domain-containing protein; this encodes MAAAGDGPWLDDAAGRLVRPFTVSNGRTRPTVALDLMSQVMATGATPLGYLGPEHAQALDLCRAPLPVAELAAHLRLPVAVTKVLLSDLVDCGALTTKPPAAFHHDPTDRALLEAVLDGLRRQL
- a CDS encoding roadblock/LC7 domain-containing protein — its product is MASDAPTGQVSDLDWLMSGLVQRVPHTTSAVLLSADGLVKSVHGLDADSADHMAALASGLYSLGRSAGVRFGDGGDVRQVVVELDSTLLFVTTAGSGTCLAVLADREADAAVLGYEMAMLVKSVRPYLVTAPRQYAVEPPAMRP
- a CDS encoding tyrosine-protein phosphatase, which encodes MTQQVPSTEPELAGVRNFRDVGGLPTVDGRRVRQGVLFRSGHLAHATGEDAAFLSSLGLHTIFDFRNAADQKLDGPDVELPGVRNVNLPLSDPADGAEFWKMVRDGDLDQLREILADGKGAQRMIDSYRMIIKERTAEHSRVLHALAEDSVPALMHCAAGKDRAGLSIAVTLLALGVERDAVAEDYLKSNATHRRYKVRRSSTAASAYSPEVMELLSPLFDARAEYLAAAFETVEQTWGGVDAYLEKGLRITPQTRERLRERMLD
- a CDS encoding helix-turn-helix domain-containing protein gives rise to the protein MTSHESGPPADAVSVVAPQLRALRRRAALTLEAAARAAGLSPAHLSRLETGQRQPSLPMLLSLARVYGTTVSELLGETAADREAVVRADAMEPTFAGGWTYWQAGGAGRGMQALRVHVPHGSQGDIVRVHPGEEWIHVLRGRLRLRLGDAVHRLGPGDSAHFDSLTPHRIAARDADGVDLLFVHTLLQSPTAALCLGPATTPGHPFPGETS
- a CDS encoding DUF6126 family protein gives rise to the protein MNMQEKWPRAVWVRLFIYLVVGHVLAAFIYLLFEVGANSG
- a CDS encoding sensor histidine kinase, whose translation is MSHLRAPAARADRREGGRHGRPASRTAPALTETHIRPQLLRLAVLPPVAVALSACAVVLFTIRSTGVRPGLVLWGVLAGAVSVTVVAVAIAAVAAGRAARSVHDRVGALRRSTARGEGDLRAVVEALRRGETPPQRKPRGGPPDDADDFELLAADLSRAHDGAVTAVVRAAQLSSQAGSEQKLEVFVNLARRLQSLVHREISILDELENEIEDPDLLKGLFHVDHLATRIRRHAENLAVLGGAVSRRQWSNPVDMTEVLRSAIAEVEQYSRVRLVPPIDGTLRGHAVADVIHLLAELVENATLFSAPQTQVLMRANLVTSGLAVEVEDRGLGMPVAEQSRMNALLADPDQVNVARLLADGRIGLFVVSQLAKRHGITVRLQTNIYGGVQAVLVVPQALLGAEPGMLSGGTARSEQDAGTQAVPPPPRQPRSATPAVPPAPADGPGSVVPWPVVPAATGPAPTAPGLSAPGSAVSVPGPGPGQVPGPASASVAPPAAPRAGRGEPAPLPVRGAREDRPTPAAAVPGVRPADRGVIAEHAATPPVPRHSAVRGTMGKPQLPRRRAQEHIAPQLRGGPAPRQEPEQHAGHDPGLMAAFQRGIGLAEAQQRREPVPAEPTPLSPVSAEPPRTEPGPTDPAPTDSAPMAPAPMEPTRRDPAG
- a CDS encoding TetR/AcrR family transcriptional regulator, whose translation is MGRVRLSVAQRREELLCAAVEQISARGVAALRIADVAAALGVSNALVLYHFSTKEKLVAAAFTHAAQDDLARLHKLLGRRTSALRRLRAAVRWYAPTGQAKGWRLWIEGWAAALREPALREVTRDLDRQWKAALSGVIAEGVAAGEFRCADPDGAALRLTAFLDGLAVQLTSYAGAVPRARAREWTDEALARELGLARETVTASGGRGRSGGSGRGDAAAPRQRR
- a CDS encoding MBL fold metallo-hydrolase, with translation MAGFRSPNQGLRLPLPAAFGAEPTGARMARIRRSPNFRDGVFQNPGGTARTRPSGSAREFAKIYFDKESRLGRAPRGTVPVHATTLADLARPPATGLRLTWMGHSSVLAEIDGQRVLFDPVWGERCSPVPFAGPKRLHPVPVPLTALGPVDVVVISHDHYDHLDLPTIKALAGTDTLFAVPLGVGAHLEHWGVPVGRLRELDWHESTRVGGLTLTATPARHFCGRGLRNTQHTLWASWVVAGAEHRVFHSGDTGYFDGFKDIGAAHGPFDATMIQLGAYAEFWPDIHMTPEEGVRAHLDLQQGRPGGALLPIHWGTFNLAPHAWAEPAEWTGDAAEEVGQTVALPRPGEPFEPAGELPVEPWWRAVSQPIARPWHRARGAEKAAETRSGDLDLAGER
- a CDS encoding SGNH/GDSL hydrolase family protein produces the protein MIGSYVAVGDSFTEGVGDPGPDGAFVGWADRFAVLLADRRPEGDFTYTNLAVRGRLLDQIVAEQVPRAVELAPDLVSFCAGGNDIIRPGTDPDEVAERFERAVAALTAVAGTVLVTTGFDTRGVPVLKHLRGKIATYNGHVRAVADRYGCPVLDLWSLRTVQDRRAWDADRLHLSPEGHTRVALRAGQVLGLPVPADPDQPWPPLPPRGTLDVRRDDVHWAREYLVPWIGRRLRGESSGDHVSAKGTLSADDIKMRIASVA
- a CDS encoding carboxymuconolactone decarboxylase family protein; the protein is MARVSLTPPRTIFFRVMEWYSRRTYGKVLDPGKALAHNPRVLWGDLRFEQSVAKWKRLDSDLKALAVMASAASIGCSWCMDFGYWENAERGMDRRKLHDVPVWRDSDVYTPLERDVMEYAEAMTATPPTVGDELAARLRTALGEPAFVELTAMVAVENLRSRINAALDLTSQGFRDSCEVPGARPTDAAAPATAD